The window GTGTTCATGGTACATATTAGTGGCTTCCAGATGATGTATCAGTAAATTTGTCTCAGACTATCTttataaatatctttttttacttttttagctAATACTAGAATTTTGTCCTTAAATACAATCAGGCAATATTTAATATGCAGTAagacaacagaaaaacaagagaATTACAGCTCTTAAGAGCAGCATATAACTGGAGATGAGGAAACATGGTACATTTAACCAGAACacttgttaattttttttacaaaaaggaAACTGACATGCAAAATGGTTATTCACAGATTTTGCACTTATTTGCAATTATTTATCTCtgctacattttttttgtttgtttgtttctgtaagTATAAGGCTTGAATCAGCTGTCTTAATTCTTACCATGACCTGGGCCTTTGTGAAAAtaaatttttcaattttttttaactgttaaaaCACTAATCTGAATTGTTCCGTCACTTTTATTTGTATGTCGGTGACTTTGCTTAACTTTGCACATCTTATGATTTATatattaagaaaagaaaaaaagtctgtattttacttttatctAACCTATAATCTATGAATACTGAATGTTtttatgataataaaatattttaagaaagaaaagcacttaatatattaacatgtaacttttttttttaacattttttccatttgtgaATGGTAGTGTGGGTTTCTTTACATCTAAGAAATACTTTGATATTTTGATGCGATATACTGAATTGTTTGTTTGctctaaaataaatatacattggCCAACACAACCATTACTGGTATTTCTTTGAGATAATTGCATCCTGAAATTCCCTACTACCCTAAAAGGTCTCATAGCAGTTAACATATGTGACATAGAATCAGGAGTAAAAAGAAGGTGCCTTTATTCCAACAGAGTGTCCTTTCACATTCTCTACCGGTGCCAAAGGGGTCAGAGGCCATTGGTTGGCGCCTTGCGACACAAGAGAGTGTCACCAGCTTTCACTTTACCAAAGACACCACGTTTAGTCCGTCTGTTTTGAGAAACGGCGCTTCAACAGGTCAGTGTTtgatttacatttcatttttattttcatttttttattagctTTTCTTATATATTAAACTATACAGTTTGTTTAATTTACTGAGTTTAGCAAATTGGAAAATAGCAAATGTGCTAGAACCCCCCCAAACTACAGTggtaaattctgcaaataaattgtaattatgcattaaatgtGCGCATGTTCTCGGTTATATACTTAATTTTATCCAGGCTATTAATAAAATTTTCTCAAATTTCATAGTTTTCCACAGATTCCGCTAAGCTCTGACTGAGAATGTACAGGCCGTAAGACAGGGGTGGGGAAAAGAGggccagcacagtttggtgacttTCTCTAGCACATCAACCAAAGTTTATTAGCTGAAGGAAAAATCAAGCTGTGCAGGAGTCCGGCCCTCCAGGATTGGAGTTTCCCACCCCTGTCCTAAGATCTGGCCGTTTGCGGTTGGAATTTTAAACCAGGCTAGTTTGCACTGTAGTGTGATGCTACATTTTtggtgtgtatatgtgggtctgtgtttctctgttttgtgAGTGAAAGCAATACCATGCTGTCGCCAAATCTGCTTCACAGGCTCCAAGTACATCAGTAAGTCTGAAGACAACCTTCTGACCCCATGTGGCACTAAGGAACCTGCAACCTCTTGGAGTGCAGAGACTCCAGATGGAACCCAAGCCTACACAGGAAGCTCCTTCTCAGACACTCCAATGAGCGCATGCCTCAAGACCACCTACCACTCAGAACCTATCATTATTGTCAGCAAGCCACCTTTAGTTGGTAACATCCAAAAGAGCCTTTGCTGTGCTACCAGTGCTGAGAGCCTGGCTAGTTCTGAGTCTTTTGGTGAGGAACGCTCTCAGGCAGGTCCTACTCTTGTGAGGATCAGAGGGGCTTCGGATGAACCTGTTAGTACCCTCTGTACTACTGATGAGGACTACAAAGAGGAGcccaaagagaaaacagaagaaaatgctAATGATAGCCCTGGTTCATCTGAGCCCTCTATACCTTcagaaaactcacctgtatcTTCTGAAGTGAAGAGAAATTCCTCTCTCAAAGTGTCTCAAAGCTTCATGGAAGATCAGAATGTCACATTTGGACAAATAGAGTTAGTTCCCTTGTCTCCTTTGCACATAGACAGTGTACTGTTTGATACTGAAACTGCAGAAAGCTCAGTGATGGTTAAGAACACCCAGGAGAGTTCTGTGAGTGGTGAGAGCACCTGCTTGATTgtggacagctcaacatgttCTGCAAACTGCAGCCGGCTGATCGATGCTCTTGACATCCAAAGTCCTGTGGCTTTCAGACTTAACAGTTCCATCATGGTTCAGTCCACTCCGTTTGTAGCAAGAGAGAGAACCAGGGAACTCAAGACCTTGCAGCCTGAGGAGTTTAAAAAGCCATTGCCGGTTGAATCGTCTTCGGAATCTTTAAATCAGCATGAGACCCAACACCAAGAGCCCTCTTTGGATCCAGTGCAAACACGCCGAACGAAAGTGGCTGATCATATACAGCGTTTCAACATGCTGACTCTCACTTCACCCAAAAGCAAAGTGATCCGGTCTCCTTTGAAGTTTCAGCGGACTCCTGTGCGGCAGTCGGTCAGAAGGATTAATTCCCTGCTCAACCAGAGGAAAGACGTCCGGACTGGGTGGTGTGCTGCCAGTCGAGGATCCTCTGGCAGGAAAGCGCTGAGTTTAGAAAGTGGCCTTTTTGACAATGTATCACAGCAAGGTCAGGCCGCAGAGGTCCCTAGTGAGACTCCTGTTGATGAGAGAGTTTCCCCAAAACTAAAGCCACCAGAGCCCCCAATAAAGTCAGCCACCTGCTGCACCATTAGGCATTGTGCCTTAGGAGATGTAACCAACACAATGGCACCCAAGGCGAAGGGTGATCTCTTCTCAGCTAAAAGTGTCCCATCTGAGTTTCCAAAGTCTGTCCTGCTTGAGGCAGCTGGGGGACACATGGGTCACTACAGAGGCTCGCCAAAGAACCCACTTACACAGGTCAAACTGCTCTCTGCTATGAAACCCATAGACCTTTAAGACTGCAATACATCTCAAGTGCGATCTGCTTCATCAGCTTGACCGCTTCGGCCTGTTTCTGCATCTTGTCTATTCAGGGGTCTTAATTTATTTACAAGTTTGCAAGTTTGAGATGTTCTTTGTTGATTATTTTAGGCTCATGTTGAtggttttttttcatgtttgctTTTTAAACTTTGTCTGATCTGGTTATGATATTGGTTATATCGATTCTGAGGGTTATTGTGGTTTTGTTAATGTGACAACAGGCCAACCTGTTGGTGTACTTGAAAAACCAACCTTCTGCTTTATGCCTGTTTTTTGTACTGCAGGGTAAAACCCAATTCACATTTATAAGATTTTAGCTTTGATCTCTTTATCAAACTCCTGCTATTCTAAGGATTTGTGTAGGCTAACTTCGAATTAGATCCTTTTTGATGGAATATCGGTGAGGACGTTCTGCTAATTTGGCAGAAGCACAGCAACCCTATGCCATCAGGATAAGTCTTGTGACTAAGATGTGAAAGCTTGAAGTTAGCAAGTGCAGCTGTGAGCCAGAGAAGGTGAAAAGAGTGATTGATCTTAGTTGTTGCTGTCTGTATTGAGAGtgactgtatgtctgtgtgatcTGGATGGAAAGATTTTAGATGGTGACCTTATTTACCTTGTATTTATTTTCCAAGCTTAATGGTTAAAGTCTTAAGCAGCGATGTCAATGAAGAAGTGGGTTTTAAAAAATTCTGATGTACCTCATCTGATGTTTGTAAGAATGAAACAGTattacaaatttaaatatttgagctttctttaattttgccAATCTGCTTTGTATCCAGTGTCTTGGAGCTTCGTTTATGAGCATAAAGTTGCCACTTCACAACGTGTTTTGAG is drawn from Pygocentrus nattereri isolate fPygNat1 chromosome 10, fPygNat1.pri, whole genome shotgun sequence and contains these coding sequences:
- the arhgap11a gene encoding rho GTPase-activating protein 11A isoform X1, producing MKTVERNVVRLAVVQHLRATYGIKTKNWNKCKTSSSSKLTAGNSVKVFGVALESLPHCHVLDYGAIPCFLVDVCTCLMLHLDTEGLFRKSGSIVRVKALRAKLDQAEECLSTALPLDIAGLLKQFFRELPEPILPTDLHNAFLKAQELPTVEERTSATILLSCVLPHGNLNTLRYFFSFLKRVSQSCAENKMDSSNLSVIFAPNLLHCGEGTEKMSASTEKKLKLQAAVVQCLIDNAEGLGVVPEFLMAGVPAMLGCESGLFSPSDAVEEGNTPSGSKRCRRSLGDVVNGALSKLKSNRTPSHTPQPDGTVLSTATPVVITPKRKLPMESGQSYGFSNKKRRSIKKNLGLELFPSVLFGGGSTPGSVHSASGTLDSSQSALSSVGRCSRLSASSARRKSKRLSRRNINRAESGKAGCFSPRVTKKEAMRKSLRLRFSLGKTNRDCSVLSHSLPVPKGSEAIGWRLATQESVTSFHFTKDTTFSPSVLRNGASTGSKYISKSEDNLLTPCGTKEPATSWSAETPDGTQAYTGSSFSDTPMSACLKTTYHSEPIIIVSKPPLVGNIQKSLCCATSAESLASSESFGEERSQAGPTLVRIRGASDEPVSTLCTTDEDYKEEPKEKTEENANDSPGSSEPSIPSENSPVSSEVKRNSSLKVSQSFMEDQNVTFGQIELVPLSPLHIDSVLFDTETAESSVMVKNTQESSVSGESTCLIVDSSTCSANCSRLIDALDIQSPVAFRLNSSIMVQSTPFVARERTRELKTLQPEEFKKPLPVESSSESLNQHETQHQEPSLDPVQTRRTKVADHIQRFNMLTLTSPKSKVIRSPLKFQRTPVRQSVRRINSLLNQRKDVRTGWCAASRGSSGRKALSLESGLFDNVSQQGQAAEVPSETPVDERVSPKLKPPEPPIKSATCCTIRHCALGDVTNTMAPKAKGDLFSAKSVPSEFPKSVLLEAAGGHMGHYRGSPKNPLTQVKLLSAMKPIDL
- the arhgap11a gene encoding rho GTPase-activating protein 11A isoform X2, which codes for MKTVERNVVRLAVVQHLRATYGIKTKNWNKCKTSSSSKLTAGNSVKVFGVALESLPHCHVLDYGAIPCFLVDVCTCLMLHLDTEGLFRKSGSIVRVKALRAKLDQAEECLSTALPLDIAGLLKQFFRELPEPILPTDLHNAFLKAQELPTVEERTSATILLSCVLPHGNLNTLRYFFSFLKRVSQSCAENKMDSSNLSVIFAPNLLHCGEGTEKMSASTEKKLKLQAAVVQCLIDNAEGLGVVPEFLMAGVPAMLGCESGLFSPSDAVEEGNTPSGSKRCRRSLGVLSTATPVVITPKRKLPMESGQSYGFSNKKRRSIKKNLGLELFPSVLFGGGSTPGSVHSASGTLDSSQSALSSVGRCSRLSASSARRKSKRLSRRNINRAESGKAGCFSPRVTKKEAMRKSLRLRFSLGKTNRDCSVLSHSLPVPKGSEAIGWRLATQESVTSFHFTKDTTFSPSVLRNGASTGSKYISKSEDNLLTPCGTKEPATSWSAETPDGTQAYTGSSFSDTPMSACLKTTYHSEPIIIVSKPPLVGNIQKSLCCATSAESLASSESFGEERSQAGPTLVRIRGASDEPVSTLCTTDEDYKEEPKEKTEENANDSPGSSEPSIPSENSPVSSEVKRNSSLKVSQSFMEDQNVTFGQIELVPLSPLHIDSVLFDTETAESSVMVKNTQESSVSGESTCLIVDSSTCSANCSRLIDALDIQSPVAFRLNSSIMVQSTPFVARERTRELKTLQPEEFKKPLPVESSSESLNQHETQHQEPSLDPVQTRRTKVADHIQRFNMLTLTSPKSKVIRSPLKFQRTPVRQSVRRINSLLNQRKDVRTGWCAASRGSSGRKALSLESGLFDNVSQQGQAAEVPSETPVDERVSPKLKPPEPPIKSATCCTIRHCALGDVTNTMAPKAKGDLFSAKSVPSEFPKSVLLEAAGGHMGHYRGSPKNPLTQVKLLSAMKPIDL
- the arhgap11a gene encoding rho GTPase-activating protein 11A isoform X3, translated to MKTVERNVVRLAVVQHLRATYGIKTKNWNKCKTSSSSKLTAGNSVKVFGVALESLPHCHVLDYGAIPCFLVDVCTCLMLHLDTEGLFRKSGSIVRVKALRAKLDQAEECLSTALPLDIAGLLKQFFRELPEPILPTDLHNAFLKAQELPTVEERTSATILLSCVLPHGNLNTLRYFFSFLKRVSQSCAENKMDSSNLSVIFAPNLLHCGEGTEKMSASTEKKLKLQAAVVQCLIDNAEGLGVVPEFLMAGVPAMLGCESGLFSPSDAVEEGNTPSGSKRCRRSLGVHSASGTLDSSQSALSSVGRCSRLSASSARRKSKRLSRRNINRAESGKAGCFSPRVTKKEAMRKSLRLRFSLGKTNRDCSVLSHSLPVPKGSEAIGWRLATQESVTSFHFTKDTTFSPSVLRNGASTGSKYISKSEDNLLTPCGTKEPATSWSAETPDGTQAYTGSSFSDTPMSACLKTTYHSEPIIIVSKPPLVGNIQKSLCCATSAESLASSESFGEERSQAGPTLVRIRGASDEPVSTLCTTDEDYKEEPKEKTEENANDSPGSSEPSIPSENSPVSSEVKRNSSLKVSQSFMEDQNVTFGQIELVPLSPLHIDSVLFDTETAESSVMVKNTQESSVSGESTCLIVDSSTCSANCSRLIDALDIQSPVAFRLNSSIMVQSTPFVARERTRELKTLQPEEFKKPLPVESSSESLNQHETQHQEPSLDPVQTRRTKVADHIQRFNMLTLTSPKSKVIRSPLKFQRTPVRQSVRRINSLLNQRKDVRTGWCAASRGSSGRKALSLESGLFDNVSQQGQAAEVPSETPVDERVSPKLKPPEPPIKSATCCTIRHCALGDVTNTMAPKAKGDLFSAKSVPSEFPKSVLLEAAGGHMGHYRGSPKNPLTQVKLLSAMKPIDL